One part of the Enterococcus sp. DIV1094 genome encodes these proteins:
- a CDS encoding YqeG family HAD IIIA-type phosphatase has protein sequence MFSNYKPTWMVEAVYKITPAQLKKLGIKAVLTDLDNTLIAWNNPDGTEELFSWILEMRNAGIPVVVVSNNNSERVARAVEKFELLYVARALKPLPVGINKAKKMLDLADEEIIMVGDQIMTDIRGANSAGIRSVLVKPIIDTDSWKTKFNRFWERKIMSYLVKKHPDMDWRGGIE, from the coding sequence ATGTTTTCAAATTATAAACCTACATGGATGGTAGAAGCCGTCTATAAAATTACCCCTGCACAACTGAAAAAACTAGGGATCAAAGCCGTTTTAACGGATCTTGATAATACACTGATTGCTTGGAATAATCCAGACGGGACAGAAGAATTGTTCAGTTGGATTTTAGAAATGAGAAATGCGGGTATACCAGTAGTCGTTGTTTCTAACAACAACTCAGAACGGGTAGCTCGTGCAGTTGAAAAATTTGAGCTGCTTTATGTCGCAAGAGCATTGAAACCTTTACCAGTCGGCATCAATAAAGCGAAGAAAATGTTAGATTTGGCAGATGAGGAGATCATCATGGTCGGTGATCAGATCATGACCGATATTCGTGGCGCCAATAGTGCCGGTATCCGTAGTGTCTTAGTCAAACCAATCATTGATACAGATAGTTGGAAGACGAAGTTCAATCGGTTCTGGGAGCGTAAGATCATGAGTTATTTAGTAAAGAAACATCCAGATATGGATTGGCGAGGTGGCATTGAATGA
- the yqeK gene encoding bis(5'-nucleosyl)-tetraphosphatase (symmetrical) YqeK: MNYSTDYTAYTREVLMQKVQMRMSEQRFKHVLGVEQTAIALAEKYGCSPEKASIAALTHDYAKERPDDEFKLVIERDHFDPELLAYGNAIWHGLVGASFVERELGITDEEILQAIRVHTTGAAEMSLLDKIIYVADYIEPGRSFPGVKEARELAMIDLDEAVAFETKHTLAHLIAQEQQIYPKTIETYNHWVAK; this comes from the coding sequence ATGAATTATAGTACAGATTATACGGCATATACTCGAGAAGTCTTGATGCAAAAAGTCCAAATGCGAATGAGTGAGCAACGGTTCAAACATGTCTTAGGTGTCGAACAAACGGCGATCGCTCTTGCTGAAAAATATGGCTGCTCACCAGAAAAAGCAAGTATCGCTGCACTGACACATGATTATGCGAAAGAACGTCCTGATGATGAGTTTAAACTAGTCATCGAACGGGATCACTTTGATCCTGAGTTGCTCGCTTACGGGAATGCCATTTGGCATGGCTTGGTCGGTGCATCTTTTGTGGAGCGGGAACTAGGCATCACGGATGAGGAGATCTTGCAAGCCATTCGTGTGCATACGACGGGAGCCGCTGAGATGTCTTTACTCGATAAAATCATCTATGTTGCTGATTACATCGAGCCTGGACGTTCTTTTCCAGGTGTTAAAGAAGCTCGTGAACTTGCGATGATCGATCTTGACGAAGCAGTCGCATTCGAAACCAAACATACTTTAGCGCATCTGATTGCGCAAGAACAACAAATATATCCAAAAACAATCGAAACATACAATCATTGGGTAGCAAAATAG
- the accD gene encoding acetyl-CoA carboxylase, carboxyltransferase subunit beta: MALFKKKKYIRINPNREIKPTNAPSVPDNMWAKCPNCKHIIYTKDIGEEKVCPHCSYNFRIGAWQRLALIIDEKSLEEWDTDLVTKDPLDFPDYQKKISKMQEKTGLHEAVLTGQATIEGIPFAIGVMDPNFIMGSMGTIVGEKITRLFERAAAKQLPVVLFTASGGARMQEGIFSLMQMAKISAAVKRHSNKQLFYLTVLTDPTTGGVTASFAMEGDVILAEPQSLIGFAGRRVIEQTIKQELPEDFQKAEFLLEHGFVDQIVPRKELKQTIHQLLELHTQKGWINHE; the protein is encoded by the coding sequence ATGGCTTTATTCAAAAAGAAAAAATACATTCGAATCAATCCTAATCGAGAAATCAAGCCAACAAATGCGCCGTCGGTCCCTGATAATATGTGGGCGAAATGTCCCAATTGCAAGCATATTATCTATACGAAAGATATCGGGGAAGAAAAAGTTTGTCCACATTGCAGTTACAATTTTAGGATCGGTGCGTGGCAACGATTAGCGCTGATCATCGATGAGAAAAGTTTAGAAGAATGGGATACGGACTTGGTCACCAAAGATCCACTTGATTTTCCTGATTATCAAAAAAAAATCAGCAAGATGCAAGAAAAAACTGGCTTACATGAAGCAGTTTTAACTGGTCAAGCGACCATCGAAGGCATTCCATTTGCTATCGGTGTCATGGACCCTAATTTTATCATGGGAAGCATGGGAACGATCGTGGGCGAAAAAATCACACGCTTATTTGAACGTGCCGCGGCGAAACAATTGCCTGTCGTATTATTTACTGCCTCTGGAGGCGCTCGTATGCAAGAAGGAATCTTTTCTCTAATGCAAATGGCCAAGATCTCAGCAGCTGTCAAACGTCACAGCAACAAGCAGCTATTTTACTTGACGGTATTGACAGATCCAACGACTGGAGGAGTCACTGCCAGCTTTGCGATGGAAGGGGATGTCATCTTAGCTGAACCACAAAGCTTGATCGGCTTTGCGGGACGCCGAGTGATCGAACAAACGATCAAACAGGAACTACCTGAAGACTTCCAAAAAGCTGAGTTTTTACTCGAGCATGGTTTTGTGGATCAAATCGTTCCAAGAAAAGAACTCAAGCAGACGATCCATCAATTACTAGAATTGCATACGCAGAAAGGATGGATCAACCATGAATAA
- the yhbY gene encoding ribosome assembly RNA-binding protein YhbY, whose amino-acid sequence MSLRGKQKRFLRSQAHHLQPIFQIGKGGVNEAMIVQIEEALEKRELIKVSLLQNTDEIAEDVAQVLEEAIACEVVQIIGRVLVLYKASTKEKYQRISKEVHAI is encoded by the coding sequence ATGAGTTTAAGAGGAAAGCAAAAACGATTTTTACGTAGTCAAGCCCATCATCTACAACCGATTTTTCAAATCGGTAAAGGTGGAGTCAATGAAGCGATGATCGTTCAAATCGAAGAAGCCCTTGAAAAAAGAGAATTGATCAAAGTATCATTGTTACAAAACACAGACGAGATCGCGGAAGATGTGGCACAAGTATTAGAAGAAGCTATCGCCTGTGAAGTGGTACAGATCATCGGACGCGTACTTGTTTTATACAAAGCTTCGACCAAAGAAAAATATCAACGGATATCTAAAGAAGTACATGCAATCTAA
- a CDS encoding ISL3 family transposase: MENSIKKMLRLTDKYLTIQDVSYETFHQTNTLVIDAVLAPPTSACLTCGSAVRDSKGKTVIVKNGKKMTCIRFDQFNHLPLIMRLKKQRYHCRNCHTHWTAQSYFVRPNHSIAEHVKMKIIALLTEKVSLSFIAKHCQVSIPTVTRILKSLKTYLPKQAKRHLPKVLMVDEFRSHVSSEDKMSFICADGETGQLVDILPTRKLSRLTTYFQTCVNPSDVDYLVTDMNAAYFQLTKKVFPHAKLVIDRFHVIKHMNQAFQDFRVREMKRLIASGNRTMPRKLKSHWRLLTKNRKNINHTEYKTWRSFRAPKYPYLTEAMVLDRLLSASTALKVAYQAFHELADAFRDKDHESFFTLLHQLPETLDKEFRLKLQNLLSYEEGIRHSLIYPYSNGKIEAKNTHIKTLKRVSYGFKSFENMRIRIFLTNQVIHVK, translated from the coding sequence ATGGAAAATTCTATCAAAAAAATGCTCCGATTAACAGATAAATATTTAACCATCCAAGATGTTTCTTACGAAACGTTCCATCAAACCAATACTTTAGTTATTGACGCAGTGTTAGCTCCTCCTACTTCTGCTTGTTTGACTTGTGGCTCTGCCGTGAGAGATTCGAAGGGGAAAACGGTCATTGTCAAAAATGGCAAGAAAATGACCTGCATTCGTTTCGATCAATTCAACCATTTACCGCTAATCATGCGGCTGAAGAAACAACGTTATCACTGTAGAAACTGCCATACCCATTGGACAGCCCAAAGCTATTTTGTTCGGCCAAATCATTCGATTGCCGAGCATGTAAAAATGAAAATCATTGCTTTACTCACCGAAAAGGTCTCCTTATCTTTTATCGCAAAGCATTGCCAGGTGTCTATTCCAACGGTGACGCGTATTTTGAAGTCGTTAAAAACCTATTTACCAAAACAAGCCAAGCGCCACCTGCCCAAAGTATTGATGGTCGATGAATTTCGTTCCCATGTATCCTCAGAAGATAAGATGAGTTTTATTTGTGCCGATGGGGAAACCGGGCAATTAGTTGATATCTTACCCACTCGAAAATTGTCTCGGTTGACCACTTATTTCCAGACATGTGTGAATCCATCTGACGTCGACTATTTAGTTACTGATATGAATGCGGCGTATTTTCAACTAACAAAAAAAGTATTTCCTCATGCCAAACTGGTCATTGATCGTTTTCATGTGATCAAACACATGAATCAAGCGTTCCAAGATTTTCGTGTCCGTGAAATGAAACGCCTGATTGCTTCGGGCAATCGGACAATGCCAAGGAAATTAAAAAGCCATTGGCGCTTACTCACCAAAAATCGGAAGAATATCAACCACACAGAATATAAAACTTGGCGTAGCTTTCGTGCCCCAAAGTATCCTTACCTGACAGAAGCCATGGTGCTTGACCGTTTATTAAGTGCTTCAACTGCCTTGAAAGTCGCCTATCAAGCGTTCCATGAACTAGCGGATGCCTTTCGTGACAAAGACCACGAGTCATTTTTCACTCTCTTGCATCAGTTACCAGAAACATTAGATAAAGAATTTCGGCTAAAACTACAAAATCTTCTGAGCTATGAAGAAGGGATTCGTCATTCTTTGATTTATCCTTACTCTAATGGGAAAATTGAAGCAAAAAACACCCACATCAAAACACTCAAACGAGTGTCTTATGGCTTTAAATCATTTGAGAACATGCGCATCCGAATCTTTTTGACGAATCAAGTCATTCACGTCAAATAA
- the rsfS gene encoding ribosome silencing factor yields the protein MIIDSKEQLKIAVQAADSKRAEDILALDVREVSLLADYFMICSANSERQINAIVEEIIEKEEENKYEVKRVEGKEGGKWILIDLGDLIIHVFHAPERGFYNLEKLWSDAPLVDLNEWLD from the coding sequence ATCATCATCGATAGTAAAGAACAATTAAAAATCGCTGTTCAAGCAGCTGATTCAAAACGTGCAGAAGATATTTTAGCTTTGGACGTCCGTGAAGTCTCATTATTGGCTGATTATTTCATGATCTGTTCAGCAAACAGTGAACGTCAAATCAATGCCATCGTGGAAGAAATCATCGAAAAAGAAGAAGAAAACAAGTATGAAGTGAAACGCGTAGAAGGAAAAGAAGGTGGCAAATGGATCCTGATCGACCTTGGTGATTTGATCATCCATGTCTTCCATGCACCAGAACGCGGTTTCTACAATTTAGAAAAGCTATGGTCAGACGCACCACTTGTCGACTTGAACGAATGGTTGGATTAA
- a CDS encoding ABC transporter permease subunit, with the protein MNFSFLDKYLPYFLSGAVVTIVISILTVIFGTLIGLAMALMKRSKVKPLNWLANSYIELLRGTPMLLQIMIGFILLQRFFPAVDWSVGILTIDLGRLIPGIIVLSLNSGAYVAEIIRGGIAAVNMGQTEASYSLGLRPIQAMRYVIFPQALRNILPPLGNEFVTLIKDSSLLTVIGINELMGSAQIVISNSYIPLEPYFIAAGLYFVMTFVTSRLLSSWEKKLGKGYQR; encoded by the coding sequence GTGAATTTTTCGTTTTTAGATAAATACTTACCCTATTTTCTATCAGGTGCGGTTGTTACGATCGTGATTTCGATTTTGACTGTCATCTTTGGAACGTTGATTGGTTTAGCAATGGCATTGATGAAGCGCTCAAAAGTCAAGCCTTTGAATTGGTTGGCTAATAGCTATATCGAATTATTGAGAGGCACACCGATGTTGTTGCAGATCATGATCGGGTTCATTCTATTACAACGTTTCTTTCCAGCTGTTGACTGGTCAGTAGGTATTTTGACGATCGACTTAGGTCGTTTGATACCTGGAATCATCGTTTTATCACTAAATTCTGGCGCATATGTTGCTGAAATCATTCGTGGAGGAATCGCGGCTGTCAATATGGGACAAACAGAAGCATCCTATTCGTTAGGGTTACGTCCCATACAAGCGATGCGTTATGTCATTTTCCCACAAGCGTTGAGAAATATTTTGCCACCATTAGGAAATGAGTTTGTCACATTGATCAAAGATTCTTCCCTGCTGACAGTGATCGGTATCAATGAATTGATGGGATCTGCTCAAATCGTGATCTCAAACTCTTATATCCCATTAGAACCTTATTTTATTGCCGCAGGGTTATACTTCGTTATGACTTTTGTGACTTCGCGGTTGTTGAGTAGTTGGGAGAAAAAACTCGGTAAAGGGTATCAACGTTAG
- a CDS encoding amino acid ABC transporter ATP-binding protein, with translation MEKSILTIKQLNKSFAETEVLRGISTTISAGEVVVIIGPSGSGKSTFLRCLNLLESPTSGTVEFEGTDITHKQHDIFKTREKMGMVFQQFNLFPNMTVLENITLSPIKVKKMPRKEAEAIALELLAKVGLSDKAAAYPYSLSGGQQQRIAIARALAMQPDVMLFDEPTSALDPEMVGEVLSVMLQLAQEGMTMVIVTHEIGFAKEVGDRIIFMDQGQILEEGTPDEVFERTSHPRTIDFLAKVL, from the coding sequence ATGGAAAAATCAATATTGACGATCAAGCAGTTAAATAAATCATTTGCAGAAACAGAAGTGTTGAGAGGTATTTCTACTACTATTTCAGCAGGCGAGGTCGTGGTGATCATCGGCCCTTCAGGTTCAGGAAAAAGTACGTTTCTCCGCTGTTTGAATCTACTCGAATCTCCTACATCGGGTACGGTGGAGTTTGAAGGAACGGACATCACGCATAAACAGCATGATATTTTTAAAACAAGAGAAAAAATGGGGATGGTTTTTCAGCAATTCAATTTATTTCCCAATATGACAGTATTAGAAAATATCACTTTATCACCAATCAAGGTGAAAAAAATGCCAAGAAAAGAAGCCGAAGCGATTGCTTTGGAGCTATTGGCAAAAGTCGGATTGTCAGACAAAGCGGCTGCATATCCGTACTCTTTATCAGGCGGACAGCAACAGCGGATTGCGATTGCGCGAGCGTTGGCGATGCAACCTGATGTCATGTTGTTCGATGAACCTACTTCGGCGCTTGATCCAGAAATGGTCGGTGAGGTGCTCTCCGTTATGTTGCAATTAGCACAAGAAGGAATGACGATGGTTATTGTCACTCATGAAATTGGCTTTGCAAAAGAAGTGGGGGATCGGATCATTTTTATGGATCAAGGACAGATCCTTGAAGAAGGAACACCTGACGAAGTATTTGAACGAACGAGTCATCCTCGGACGATCGATTTCTTAGCAAAAGTCTTATAG
- the yqeH gene encoding ribosome biogenesis GTPase YqeH — protein sequence MNEELQCIGCGVMIQTEHPDELGYTPKAALEKGLATGDVYCQRCFRLRHYNEIQDVSLTDDDFLRLLNELGQKDALIVNVVDIFDFNGSLIPGLHRFVGNNPVLLVGNKVDILPKSLKKSKMIQWMNERAHEAGLRPVDVLLTSAKKAPEMTTLLEKIEEYREGRDVYIVGVTNVGKSTLINQIIKNTAGVQEVITTSQFPGTTLDKIEIPLDDGQFLIDTPGIIHRHQMAHYLGKKDLRIIAPTKEIKPKVYQLNEGQTLFLGGLARFDFISGKRGSFIAYVSNDVNLHRTKLEKADAFYEKHVGGLLQPPRPNEVGDFPELVRFEFSVKEKTDIVFAGLGWITVTEPAVIAGWAPKGVHVLRRKALI from the coding sequence ATGAACGAAGAATTACAATGTATCGGTTGTGGTGTGATGATCCAAACAGAACACCCTGATGAGTTAGGCTATACACCAAAAGCCGCGCTTGAAAAAGGGCTGGCAACAGGTGATGTCTATTGTCAACGTTGTTTTCGTTTGAGACATTATAATGAGATCCAAGATGTGTCATTGACGGATGATGATTTCTTACGATTACTAAATGAATTAGGGCAAAAAGACGCATTGATCGTGAATGTAGTCGATATCTTTGATTTTAACGGATCATTGATCCCTGGATTACATCGTTTTGTCGGGAATAATCCAGTCCTTTTAGTTGGAAATAAAGTCGATATCCTACCTAAATCATTGAAAAAATCAAAAATGATCCAATGGATGAATGAGCGTGCCCATGAAGCAGGGTTAAGACCTGTCGATGTCTTATTGACAAGTGCGAAAAAAGCACCTGAGATGACGACGCTACTTGAGAAGATCGAAGAATATCGTGAAGGCCGCGATGTATATATCGTTGGTGTAACGAATGTTGGGAAATCGACGCTGATCAATCAGATCATCAAAAACACGGCAGGCGTTCAAGAAGTGATCACCACGTCGCAATTTCCAGGAACGACGTTAGACAAAATCGAGATTCCATTAGATGATGGTCAGTTTTTGATCGATACCCCAGGGATCATCCATCGTCATCAAATGGCGCACTATCTAGGCAAAAAAGATTTACGGATCATTGCACCGACGAAAGAAATCAAGCCTAAAGTGTATCAGCTGAATGAAGGCCAAACACTTTTCCTTGGTGGATTAGCTCGATTCGACTTCATTAGTGGGAAACGTGGTTCATTTATTGCCTATGTATCAAATGATGTCAACTTGCATCGGACAAAATTGGAAAAAGCAGATGCTTTTTATGAAAAACATGTAGGTGGCTTATTGCAACCACCACGTCCAAATGAAGTCGGTGACTTCCCTGAACTTGTTCGCTTTGAATTTTCTGTCAAAGAAAAGACAGATATCGTCTTTGCAGGACTAGGGTGGATCACTGTGACAGAACCGGCAGTCATTGCAGGTTGGGCGCCAAAAGGGGTACACGTGTTAAGAAGAAAAGCACTCATTTAA
- a CDS encoding acetyl-CoA carboxylase carboxyl transferase subunit alpha: MNKTAHDIVQLARAKDRWTSLDFFETIFEGFQEFHGDRLFGDDEAVVGGVAKLAGKPVTVIGIQKGRDLQENIRRNFGSPHPEGYRKALRLMKQAEKFNRPVVTLINTAGAYCGIGAEERGEGEAIARNLLEMSDLKVPIISIIIGEGGSGGALALALADEVWMLEQTIYAVLSPEGFASILWKDGSRAAEAAELMKVAAGELLELDVIDRVIPETFNGEPLSKEKVARMMQKALIEKLTELCQKPTDELIEQRYQRFRKY, encoded by the coding sequence ATGAATAAAACTGCTCATGATATCGTCCAACTGGCACGTGCAAAAGATCGTTGGACAAGTCTTGATTTCTTTGAAACGATTTTTGAAGGCTTCCAAGAGTTTCATGGTGATCGCTTATTTGGTGATGATGAAGCTGTCGTTGGAGGAGTGGCGAAATTAGCCGGCAAACCAGTGACTGTCATTGGTATCCAAAAAGGCCGAGACTTGCAAGAAAACATTCGTCGGAATTTCGGTTCTCCTCATCCAGAAGGTTACCGTAAAGCACTACGTTTGATGAAACAAGCAGAAAAATTCAATCGTCCGGTCGTTACGTTGATCAATACAGCGGGTGCCTATTGTGGAATCGGCGCAGAAGAACGTGGCGAAGGAGAAGCGATTGCCCGTAATCTGTTAGAAATGTCTGATTTGAAGGTGCCGATCATCAGTATCATTATTGGTGAAGGCGGTAGTGGAGGCGCATTAGCCTTGGCGTTAGCCGATGAAGTCTGGATGTTAGAACAAACGATCTATGCAGTTTTATCACCAGAAGGATTTGCTTCGATTCTTTGGAAAGACGGCAGCCGAGCTGCTGAAGCCGCTGAATTGATGAAAGTTGCCGCTGGTGAATTATTAGAATTAGACGTCATCGATCGCGTGATTCCAGAAACATTCAACGGGGAGCCGTTAAGCAAAGAAAAAGTCGCTCGCATGATGCAAAAAGCATTGATCGAAAAACTGACCGAACTTTGCCAGAAACCCACCGATGAATTGATCGAACAACGCTACCAACGTTTTCGTAAATATTAA
- a CDS encoding nicotinate-nucleotide adenylyltransferase, translating into MKSQARSFVRPQVFPKEMPHLYEKRKQVGILGGTFNPVHLAHLVMAEQAGQNLGLDHVCLMPSYQPPHVDEKPTIPAEHRLNMLELAIEDNPFLTIETIEIERGGKSYTYDTMKALTQNNPDTDYYFIIGGDMVEYLPKWYKIDELLTMVHFVGIHRRGYQVETPYPVIWVDVPEIDLSSTKIRQKIQQGCSVRYLVPDKVLDYIQKEGLYQHEL; encoded by the coding sequence ATGAAATCGCAAGCGAGATCCTTTGTTCGACCTCAAGTATTTCCAAAAGAAATGCCCCATCTTTATGAAAAAAGAAAACAGGTGGGGATCTTGGGAGGAACTTTCAACCCTGTGCATCTGGCCCATTTAGTCATGGCAGAACAAGCAGGACAGAATTTAGGACTAGACCATGTCTGTTTAATGCCTTCCTATCAACCACCTCATGTGGATGAAAAGCCAACAATACCGGCAGAACACCGCTTAAACATGCTTGAACTTGCGATCGAAGACAATCCTTTTTTAACGATTGAAACGATTGAGATCGAACGAGGTGGCAAGAGCTATACGTATGATACGATGAAGGCTTTGACGCAAAATAATCCGGATACGGACTATTATTTTATCATTGGTGGCGATATGGTCGAATATTTGCCAAAGTGGTACAAAATCGATGAATTGTTGACGATGGTCCACTTTGTAGGAATCCACCGTCGCGGTTATCAAGTGGAAACACCGTACCCAGTGATCTGGGTCGATGTTCCGGAAATCGATTTGAGTTCGACAAAAATACGGCAGAAGATCCAACAAGGTTGTTCAGTCCGTTATTTGGTCCCAGATAAAGTCTTGGATTATATTCAGAAAGAAGGCTTGTATCAACATGAATTATAG
- a CDS encoding class I SAM-dependent DNA methyltransferase — protein sequence MAYETFAFIYDEVMDDGLYDQWLAFSKRHLPETTKNILELACGTGALAVAFAKDGYNVTGLDLSEEMLMIASQRAYEEEATVQFVEGNMLDLSESGQYQAITCFSDSLCYMQNDQEVQQVFDEVFQALEENGRFLFDVHSVYQIDRVFPEYSYHYQGDNFAFLWDSYAGKEKHSIEHYLTFFVESQEKEGTFIREDELHQERTYPLENYLRMLENSGFAKVEVCADFTDETPNEESRRWFFVAHKDESDTDEL from the coding sequence ATGGCATACGAAACATTTGCTTTTATCTACGATGAAGTAATGGACGACGGGTTATATGATCAATGGTTGGCTTTTTCTAAACGGCATTTACCGGAAACAACTAAAAATATCCTTGAACTTGCATGCGGTACTGGCGCATTAGCGGTCGCTTTTGCCAAAGATGGCTACAATGTGACTGGTTTGGATCTGTCAGAAGAAATGCTGATGATCGCCAGTCAACGGGCCTACGAAGAAGAAGCAACAGTGCAATTTGTGGAAGGGAATATGTTAGATCTTTCCGAAAGTGGACAGTACCAAGCAATCACTTGTTTCTCTGATTCTTTATGCTATATGCAAAATGATCAAGAAGTGCAACAAGTCTTTGATGAGGTATTTCAGGCATTAGAAGAGAACGGTCGTTTCTTGTTTGATGTTCATTCCGTTTATCAGATCGATCGAGTGTTTCCAGAGTATAGTTATCATTACCAAGGAGACAATTTTGCCTTTCTTTGGGATAGTTATGCTGGAAAAGAAAAACATAGCATTGAACATTATTTGACATTTTTCGTCGAGTCTCAAGAAAAAGAAGGTACGTTTATTCGTGAAGATGAACTACACCAAGAACGCACGTATCCGTTAGAGAATTACTTGCGTATGCTGGAAAATAGTGGCTTTGCGAAAGTTGAAGTATGTGCTGATTTTACAGATGAGACACCTAACGAAGAATCAAGACGCTGGTTTTTTGTTGCTCATAAGGACGAAAGCGATACAGACGAACTGTAG
- a CDS encoding transporter substrate-binding domain-containing protein: MKKISGIILFLVTTFALGACGNGNAAESTDQLTAIKESGVLKVATSADYAPFEFHTIVDGKDQIVGSDIDLANAIADELGVKLELSDMSFNTVLASLKEGKADVAISAISATEERKEQFDFTDNYYNPPQVLVINKKDQGTLTSMDSLAGKSLGAQKGSIQEAVINEQIKEAKVVTIDKVPNMVIEINQGSLDGMVVEQTIAEAYIAQNPNLVIADIPLEQSDDEAFAIALPKGSTELQEELNRIIKKLSDEGKIDEFIKKNHELAEQTATE, translated from the coding sequence ATGAAAAAGATTTCAGGAATTATTTTATTTTTAGTTACAACATTCGCATTAGGCGCTTGTGGGAATGGGAATGCAGCTGAATCAACCGATCAATTGACGGCGATCAAAGAAAGTGGAGTATTGAAAGTTGCGACGTCTGCTGATTATGCGCCGTTTGAATTTCATACGATCGTTGATGGGAAAGATCAAATCGTCGGATCGGACATTGATTTAGCAAATGCTATTGCCGATGAACTTGGTGTGAAACTGGAGCTTTCAGATATGAGTTTCAATACAGTGTTAGCCTCTTTAAAAGAAGGAAAAGCCGATGTAGCGATCTCAGCAATCTCAGCGACTGAAGAACGCAAAGAACAATTTGATTTCACCGACAACTATTACAATCCGCCACAAGTGCTCGTGATCAACAAAAAAGACCAAGGTACATTAACAAGCATGGATAGCTTGGCAGGTAAGAGCTTAGGTGCGCAAAAAGGTTCGATCCAAGAAGCAGTGATCAACGAACAAATCAAAGAGGCTAAAGTAGTTACGATCGACAAGGTGCCAAATATGGTGATCGAGATCAATCAAGGTTCACTTGATGGAATGGTCGTTGAACAGACGATCGCCGAAGCTTATATCGCTCAAAATCCTAACTTGGTGATCGCTGATATCCCTTTGGAACAGTCAGACGATGAAGCCTTTGCTATTGCTTTACCAAAAGGTAGTACCGAATTACAAGAAGAGTTGAATCGCATCATCAAAAAGTTGAGCGATGAAGGCAAGATCGATGAATTTATCAAAAAAAATCATGAATTAGCTGAACAAACAGCGACAGAATAG